In Vicia villosa cultivar HV-30 ecotype Madison, WI unplaced genomic scaffold, Vvil1.0 ctg.005049F_1_1, whole genome shotgun sequence, a single window of DNA contains:
- the LOC131642456 gene encoding probable Histone-lysine N-methyltransferase ATXR5, whose translation MEDILARAKYAVVENEDYGSLMCEQCGTGEQPEELLLCDKCDKGFHMKCVRPIVVRIPIVSWICPKCLGVKKVKKFTQRRILDFFGLPRNLPDFRRNNSSSRGTM comes from the exons ATGGAGGATATATTGGCGAGGGCGAAGTACGCGGTGGTGGAGAATGAGGATTACGGTAGCCTCATGTGTGAGCAATGTGGCACCGGGGAGCAGCCGGAGGAGCTGCTGTTGTGCGACAAATGTGACAAAGGATTCCATATGAAATGTGTGAGGCCGATTGTTGTGAGGATTCCGATTGTTTCTTGGATTTGCCCTAAGTGTTTAGGGGTGAAGAAAGTGAAAA AGTTCACGCAAAGGAGAATACTTGATTTCTTCGGGCTTCCAAGGAATTTGCCTGATTTCAGAAGGAATAATTCTTCTTCTCGGG GTACTATGTGA